The genomic interval TTGCCAAAGCAAAAAAGCAATTAGAAcgtataatattataaataagtaTAATATTATGGTATTAAATTGATTCATACACCCttgattcatttttgtttttacttcggcttgattattttttatatatcttttatGTCTATGAGTGAAAGGTTTGCATTGTGCTTCTGTTATattgttaatttaaaaaagaaaagaaaagagaaaaacccTAAGAAGTACCCTAAGAAACCCCACAATTATAtttcaaaaatgaaataataaacaattaaaaatacttgtaaaatattacatttagttattaaatgtatgtatttaataaaatattagaaataattaAACAGTTTGTATATTGTGAACACTTTAAGCTGAAAACACACGAATTATATTGAAAAAAtgttagaataataataataataataataataattattattattattattatttatctaaaGGCTTAAACGATCAGAACACCCATTCCAACCTTACAACAACGTTAAAAATTCCCAGTtaaagagaatgagaaagtagatatatttattttagaaatgaaaaatCCTTCATCTTACAGCATTTCCACgtctatatttataataattttatcaCACGGAGCATGCGCATTGTCGTCAAGTCATCCGCGCATGCGCCCGGCAGCCATCCCCACCCCTTTCCATGTTAGATGCGGAAGTTAACTGTCATATGACTGCAAAAGAAGGCTAAAATGTTGCTAATCCGCGGATGACAATTTGCGCCAAAAAGGTAGCTAAATTCTCCAAAATACGATACTGTGAAGATTACTGATTTCTCGAAAAGGTGCCTGTTTAGTTATCGGCTTTTCCTGCTGTTCATGGAGTGGTTTACTTGGCTGTCTGTTAACAAATCGTTAATTTGCTAATGTtactttaaaaagaaagaaagaaagcacggGGATTTAAAGtgcactttttgttttgtttcggtgcttctgatttgttttttctcGAGATAAAGTGTGAGGCTTGTCTATTTCGTAgcttgaaaaattaaaaaagataaaaactaAGTGCGTGCCAGTCTGAGGTTGAATCCTAAATAACCCTCATTTGAGTATGTAGTGCACTATCTAGGTtgtttctttctgctttgtgtaATACACGCATAAAGGGAGCATGTAATAATTTAGGATCGAGCCTACGTGATTGCGTAGCCATTAACGTCAATGAAAACATTAGTCTTTTTTGTTACTCGTCCATTCTTCAGCAGCACGAATGCACTAAATCTGTAGtggtacttggtgtgtgtgtgtgtgggtgtgtgggtggggagAGGAAGGGTTCCCCCTCAGCTGACCAAGGTCTGTAAAGTTGATATAAATAAGCCTAATTTCTTCCTAACCATCAGATGTATTATGTTTTCTCTAGAGATGGAGGAGATAAGACTGTCTCCTGACTACAACTGGTTTCGGAGCTCAGTGCCCCTCAAAAGAGTAAGTGGATCCTCATTTATTATAACTTTGTCAGCTTGTTGGGCTGattatttaatttcacattATTTATCCCTTTTTTTACACTCCAGAAAATATTCTATGGTCTTTTCTTCACAGCTGATGTTGCTTCTTTTAGTCATAATTTGTACCATGTGATTGCCTTGTGATTCAGCAATGTGACTTTGCCATGTGTGTTGCTTTTTAGATTATAGTAGACGATGATGATAGCAAAGTCTGGTCACTGTATGATGCCGGGCCGAAAAGCATCAGATGCCCGATCATATTCCTTCCTCCTGTGAGTGGCACGGCTGAAGTTTTCTTCCAGCAAGTGTTGGCTCTTTCTGGATGGGGCTATCGTGTCATTTCGGTAAGGTCCACAAAAGCCGTTATTATATCTGTCACCCATGGAAATGCAATGTGATTCAGTAGGCCCCACAAAATATTTTCGAGAGTTTCATGAAATGAGTTTTGGTCTGGATGACATCGAACACTGTTTAGTATTTTCTATGAGAAGTTTTTAGAAAggacatttaaataatgagttGTCTTTGCTGTGAGTGTTTGGTGGTTGTATGTGTCAGGTgactgaagaagaaaagaagaagtaaTACAGGAAACACCTGGGCATACAGGGGTCCTTCTGTAGAACTCGCACACAGAAAACAGATGATATTAAATATCTTTTCTGAATTatacttgtttgtgtgtgattagtagTAGTAGACGTTATTATTTAAGAAATGAACTCATTCACAGTTACCTACTAATTTCTGAATGACACAGTGGTTTAAAGTGCTGCGGTAACATAAATAACACCCCTACTTGTTGTTCCTCTTGTACTTTGTGGTGTATCACATCATGGCAGAAAGTCATGTCGCTTGTTATATATCTGCTGCAGCTCCAGTACCCAGTGTATTGGGATCTTCTGGAATTTTGTGATGGATTTAAGAAACTTCTAGACCACTTGCAACTTGACAAGGTTTGTCCAGTTTTCCATTATAAGTTACTTCATCTGGCAATCACATAACTATACTCATCCTGATTCAACTAGGTGCACTTATTCGGCGCTTCCCTGGGAGGATTCTTGGCTCAGAAATTTGCAGAGGTCACACACAAATCCCCTAGAGTGCATTCTCTGATCCTGTGCAATTCATTCAGCGATACATCCATTTTTAACCAAACATGGACCGCTAACAGGTAAAGTCCTGCACTTGGGATATATATTGATACTACATTATTTCCTGCAATCCTCACATTTCCTCactttctgctttttctctccTCAGTTTCTGGTTGATGCCTGCGTTTATGCTTAAGAAGATTGTTCTTGGAAACTTTGCCAAAGGACCTGTTGATCCCAAAATGGCAGACGCCATTGACTTTATGGTGGACAGAGTGAgtaattaatattcatgaagTCAATTTGTTCTAGTCCTTCAAGTTCTGTGGAGTAAATTCAGGAAAGCATACATTCCCCTTCGAAAGTACTGGATgtcttttgtttctgttttacaCTGGAGACATTTAGATTTGAGattaaaagatgaatatgagctaatagatcagaatttcagctttcatttcctaatTTTTAAAATCTCGAGGTATTAAACAACTTGGAACATGACAGCCGTTGCAGACAGACCACCTAAAGTTTAGGTGCGCATAAGTATTGGAACAGTATTGGatcattttttaacataaaCGAAACTTTTTATTTGGTTGCATATCCCTTGCTTGCACTACCTGTATCAATGACAACACCAATCtgttgcattcttcttttgtgatgcttttccagccttctttcagttgttgtttgtttttgaagcTTCTCCCTTCATTCTCCTCTTTAAGAGGTGAAATGATGCTCAGTTGGCTTACTGTCTGGTGATTACGTTAGTGTTAATGCTTTAGCCGGTGTAAAGTTTCCCCTCATGAAGTCATTTGTTCTGTTGGCCATGTGgtttgggtcattgtcttgctgcatgaagTTCCTCTTGTTTTGATTGGGTGTATTTCCCTGTAAATaacagacagaatgtttctatAAACGTTTGAATTCATTTTGCAGAACCATCACAAGTTACATCACCTATAAAGATTAGTAATCCTGTTCCAGAGCAGCCATGTGAGCCCAAGCCTTGACAGTTCCTCCTTTTTTTGGGAATTCCAATCTTACTTTCGGATTCTTCCTGCTGATGAGTGCTTTGAATCTTGTGGTATGACTTCTAATAGTGGATTATTGTACTATCAcctacactatgttgccaaaagttttgggacacccctccaagtcaataaattcagatattatttttcaggggtttggctcagccccttagttccagtgaaaggaactcttaatgcttcagacattttggacagtttcattcACCAACATTATGGGAACAGTTTTaccatggatgagcgagtttggtgtggaggaacttgactggcctgtagagagtcctgacctcaacccaatagaatatctttgggatgaattagagcggagactgtgagccaggccttttcGTCCAACCTCAGTGCCTAaactcacaaatgcgcttctagaggaatggtcaaaaattcccataaacacactcctaaaccttgtggaaagacttcccagGAGAAGAATCACTGATTGTTTTGGGGTTGGGGTTTCTTCAAAGCTCTTACAATGTTTCTGTCACCAGCTGCCATTGTTTTCCTTGGCTGTCCTGTTCAGTAGATTTTTCCTGCTCTCTTTAGCTTCAAATGGCTTGCTTTTATCCCCTGGTCTTCATCTGGATTTATCCTTTGAACAGCAAATGTCTTTACAAGTGAAACCCAGAGCTCAAACTAAGCACAGACAGTTGAAGCTATGAGTTGTCCAAATTAGTAGGGCACACCGGTCAGTCAGTGGTTttagtattttaaaaaatgtcaacagGTGACATGTTCTTTAACAcatctaaatgtaaatatcaggaaatgaaagcacCTTCTCTCAATGTAtagtaacaaaaacaaaaacaaaaaaaaaaggaacttgcattgtttttgttccaatactttcagaggggACGGTATATGTTAATTAGATACCAGTGGAAAAGATCAGGGTGATCTGATGTACACATCTATGATGCTTGGTTAAATAAATGTAGTTCAGTTAAAAATAAACCCCAAAATGCATTTTAGTTCAGCTAAAACCCATCTTAGACCTCTGCCAAACAACATTTCTAACCCTATCTGTTGAATAATTATCACTGCAATTTTggttttttaatcattaaaaatggTTTCTCCGTTATTATTCTCCAGCTTATTAAATAGTACTTGACCCAGGACAAACACACATTTTGCATGTAATCATTTGATACTGGATTTCGCACACCCATCTTAACGAAGCCATGAGAGTTTAAATCAGAGTCAGAAAATTGTAATTTGTGCAGCGGATATGGACTGTTACATAACCAGCTCATTAACTATTTTCAGTTGtcagattaataaaataatgtcagTACAGTCCACActcatttaaagaaaacatgcCCATGTTTTCAGCTCACTTTATATCCTCAACTGTTTTCAATTAAGTTTAAAGGTCAAGGGTGGATCATTTGTTGAATTGATTGCTGTGTCACAGTTGTTGGAGGATGCTCTTTAGGCATCCTGTGTTCCATTCGGTTACAATAAAATAGCATTACTTTGAAAATGGTCTGCTTGTTCATTGAGTTCAGAGTATTATGTAACTTTGGTCTTAAAGGTGAATACTCAGATATTTGTTAAAAGAAAGCTTTGTTCCAGTGCTTGGTGGCCCGCTCATTGCTGATAGGGTAACAAAGtgctgtctttgtgtgtattttcagcTGGAAAGCCTGAACCAGAGTGAACTGGCGTCCCGACTCACGCTGAACTGCCAAAACTCCTACATCGAGCCTCACAAAATAAAGGATGTTTCCGTTACCATTATGGATGTAGGTTTTTTaccttttataataattatattaaccACAGCACTTCATTTgttttggcattatagtgtgtgtttgtacattcGTGTTTTCAGGTATTCGATCAGAGTGCTCTTTCAAATGAGGCAAAAGAGGAAATGTACAAACTGTACCCGAATGCCAGGAGAGCTCACCTCAAAACCGGCGGCAACTTTCCTTACCTTTGTCGAAGTGCTGAAGTTAACCTTTACATCCAAGTGAGTGATTTATATGTTACAAAAGAACGGCGTGTAAGttttcatattcttattattgttCTCCGTTGTTCGTTTGGCTCTGTAGATACATCTGCGACAGTTCCATGGGACGAGATACGCTGCCATCAACCCTGCTATGGTTAGTGCAGAGGAGCTTGAGGTCCAAAAGAGCAATCTGAATAACGTTAAAGAGAGCGATGATGAATCATAAGAAGATAAAAACATCCCACCCGCCCCAACCCACAGCTTACACTGAGCCGATTTACAGAAGCTTTGACTCTTTAAGTCAGCGCTACACTTCACATGCCGGGAAAAACCTTCTTTTGGCCTCACGTCTTTTCTACAATGGATTCAATCAAAAATGATGAACATAAAGAGCCTATTTTTACTTTCCAGAAACAATATTTTGATAAGTattattactgtaaataatttgAGACTGGGTCACTTGGTCTTGTTTCACAGGATGCCATTTTGAACCGATTGCCTTATACCTTGTCTTTTGAATAGTTTTGTGCTCCatattgtccttttttttttctcgcgCTTTTGTTTTGTTACTGTAACTGATGCACTGATTAAAGATAGAGCTTACACATTTCATGGGTTTGTAAGCATGGGAAAGATATGATTATTGACAATTGTTTAATGCTAAAAAATGTCCAGCCTCAGTTGAGTCATTGACACCTATGAAATTACTTACAGATAAAATACACAATGGTCATGTAAGGTGTTTTCTTTATAGTTTGTACTGGACCTACCAATTTAATGAAGCCCAAAAGAGTTGCAGCCTAGCTCACCAAATGtttttcctgtaaaaaaaaagaaagaaaaaggtctCCCTCAGACCGAAGCCAGTTGTTCATGACTACACTTACCAATTTCACTGTGTATCTGAACACTGTAACATGACAGAGACAGCCATCTAGGACAATCCTTATTGTTTTCCTCCCATAATGCAGTTTATCGTCGTGCATTTATTCATAAAGTTTACACTACTAATTTATACAGCATGTCAAAGCCACTTCAAAGTTAAGTTGTAGagaaatatatacaataatactAAATCAGTTGAAAATGACATAGCAGATGAATGTTTTTGTAGCAGATGTTTGAGGATTTGGTTAgtattaatgcaaaaaaacattGGGGGAGAGAGACTTCATTTACTGATTAAGCTTTATTAAAGATTGTAGCTCCAGTGCAATCCATTACGTTTGTAGGAAAATTAAGTGTTTCTTTGAACAGTTTCTTTATAAGTTATTTGCACACTACATCTCTGCAGCCTAATTACGATAAGCATGGCTTTAATTCACTGTGAACATTCCCTGTGGAGTTTTCGTTTAAATTTCTTTAAGCTTTTGTGATAAAGAGAAAATTCGAGTCAAACATTGCTTAAGATGTATTCAACATTAAGAAACTTTTAGTAGAAAATGCTGTGTAAGTGTTCTGCCTTCCAGAGCTTCTTAATTTAGTCATCAACGAACAAAGTAGTTTGCTTTAAGATGCACAGTGCTAGAGTGGAATTGTGAGGATGATGTGTGGACACACCGATGAAGGACAGGTGGCTTCGGGCAACTTCAGATTCAGTATTTTGGAATTACAGAATGTTGAGGTATAATTCTGTTTCAGTTTGATTAactaaatatattttgtataagATAAAATCAGATTTAAGATCAGATTGGTCAGATTATGTTGACTGAAACGGTCAATGTATGTGTCTGATAAAAATACTCATAAGGAAATTAACAAAAAATCCTGTGATCATATTCATGCTTGAAGCCTCTAAATTGAATTTTTCCCAGATCTACGGCTTATAAGTGATGCCCCAGTGTTACCTCTGTTCTTATAAATGTAAGACATCAAATCCCAGGATTTTGCTCAGGTTCACTGATTTCAGTGCTGAGTTTTGCCTGTGTACTGAGTGCTCTAAGTTTTTTCAAGACACCTGATAGTCATGAGAGGAGCACAAGGTTATTCAGGATCACGCAGAGTCTCCAACATGGTTCCCTTCTTCTTTACTCATATAAAAGGCAAATTTagttaaaagaaaacatttactaACATCATTGTTGCATCATTTACTATCTGCATGAattgtatgtaaataaataatttattagacATTCCTTAGGTCttgacatttatttactttatttttccaataataataataattattattattattataaccattaccaaaatacattttaaagctgTAATCAGGACATCTTAAGAGCTAAATTGTTACCTGAGTATTAAACATGATTTAACAAGAGagatatttatagaaatataaacactataattGAATCTGTTTGGGATTAAACATAACCGAACCTTACATACGACGTATGTGATAGATTAAGGATGAGATCTTCCCAAAATATCCTGATTGTAGCCTTAAAGAGctaattaaacacatttaagCAATGAAACCATTCTATGTATGCAtgaacactatattgccaaacgttttaggacacccctccaaatcactgagttcagggcttggccccttagttctagtgagaggaactcttaattcttcagcataccaagacattttggacaatttcatgctcccaaatttgtggggatgaccccttcctgttccaacatgacttcgcaccagtgcacaaagcaaggtccataaagacatggatgagtgagtttgg from Hemibagrus wyckioides isolate EC202008001 linkage group LG10, SWU_Hwy_1.0, whole genome shotgun sequence carries:
- the spg21 gene encoding maspardin gives rise to the protein MEEIRLSPDYNWFRSSVPLKRIIVDDDDSKVWSLYDAGPKSIRCPIIFLPPVSGTAEVFFQQVLALSGWGYRVISLQYPVYWDLLEFCDGFKKLLDHLQLDKVHLFGASLGGFLAQKFAEVTHKSPRVHSLILCNSFSDTSIFNQTWTANSFWLMPAFMLKKIVLGNFAKGPVDPKMADAIDFMVDRLESLNQSELASRLTLNCQNSYIEPHKIKDVSVTIMDVFDQSALSNEAKEEMYKLYPNARRAHLKTGGNFPYLCRSAEVNLYIQIHLRQFHGTRYAAINPAMVSAEELEVQKSNLNNVKESDDES